A part of Anaerolineales bacterium genomic DNA contains:
- a CDS encoding cytochrome b N-terminal domain-containing protein, translated as MAQNRRRIAVGVMLLVAIVSFVVILAPKKAAAALFDPTPVTPATSDTELTLVHEAVPPAPEEDTCQHCHLAGSIENIWTPAWRWLVFSVMGVVFVYGSYRMGSAWVTRRPWIPLTTRAAEWIDERFHIIEPLRKMLSKPVPIFATRWMYCLGGITFMLLAIQGITGVLLAMYYKPTPDEAYASIQFIENEVRFGSAIRAIHHWAANGTIIMVVAHLLRVFITGAFKPPRELNWVTGIFLFVLTLGFGFTGYLLPWDQRAFWATTVGTGACCRLYDR; from the coding sequence ATGGCACAGAATCGACGCCGCATCGCCGTCGGAGTCATGCTTCTCGTCGCGATCGTCTCCTTTGTCGTCATCCTGGCTCCGAAAAAAGCAGCCGCCGCACTGTTCGATCCAACCCCCGTAACTCCCGCAACATCAGACACCGAACTGACACTCGTGCACGAAGCCGTTCCGCCGGCACCCGAGGAAGACACCTGTCAGCACTGCCATCTGGCCGGGTCGATCGAAAATATTTGGACCCCGGCATGGCGCTGGCTGGTCTTTTCCGTTATGGGTGTGGTTTTCGTTTACGGCTCCTACCGCATGGGAAGCGCCTGGGTCACCCGCAGACCCTGGATACCTCTCACGACCCGGGCTGCTGAATGGATCGACGAGCGTTTCCATATCATCGAACCGCTGCGCAAGATGCTCTCGAAACCGGTCCCCATCTTCGCCACGCGCTGGATGTACTGCCTGGGTGGAATCACGTTCATGCTCCTGGCGATACAGGGTATCACGGGTGTGCTGCTCGCTATGTATTACAAACCCACTCCGGACGAAGCCTACGCCAGCATTCAATTCATCGAAAATGAAGTCCGCTTTGGCTCCGCGATCCGCGCCATTCATCATTGGGCCGCCAACGGAACCATCATCATGGTCGTTGCCCATCTACTGCGTGTCTTCATCACCGGCGCCTTCAAACCCCCGCGCGAGTTGAACTGGGTCACCGGTATTTTTCTCTTCGTGCTCACCCTCGGATTCGGCTTCACCGGTTATCTGCTGCCCTGGGATCAGCGGGCCTTTTGGGCGACGACCGTTGGCACCGGGGCTTGCTGTCGGCTTTATGATCGATGA
- a CDS encoding Rieske 2Fe-2S domain-containing protein yields MTAEKPSLTRRSFLKLLNRVFVATGLSALLAPVVAYFWPTELEEIPSEPKAIGGVGSIAPGEAVTIPFGRYPALVINVPDRGIVAYSAVCTHFACIVKWNPESGRIECPCHDGYFDPRDGTVISG; encoded by the coding sequence ATGACCGCTGAAAAGCCATCGTTGACCCGACGCAGCTTCCTCAAACTGCTCAACCGCGTGTTCGTCGCCACGGGCCTCAGCGCGCTGCTGGCGCCGGTTGTGGCCTATTTCTGGCCCACAGAACTGGAAGAAATCCCTTCCGAACCGAAAGCCATTGGCGGTGTCGGTTCGATCGCACCTGGCGAAGCCGTGACCATCCCATTCGGGCGTTATCCGGCTCTGGTGATCAACGTCCCCGATCGAGGCATCGTAGCTTACTCCGCGGTGTGCACGCATTTCGCCTGTATCGTTAAATGGAATCCCGAAAGCGGCCGAATCGAATGTCCCTGCCACGACGGATACTTCGATCCCCGCGACGGCACCGTGATCTCCGG